The following are encoded together in the Vigna unguiculata cultivar IT97K-499-35 chromosome 2, ASM411807v1, whole genome shotgun sequence genome:
- the LOC114174704 gene encoding FCS-Like Zinc finger 8, which yields MAFCSSSPSLPEKYKKLVSSFFSSPKLFANFTSKVLLCETENAMSPTSILDSKPLSGFKNPFRSETNSPRTPVGEHKRYWDKLDSKGLVDALVDDNKPGEVTSKSQSRMILFGSQLKIQNPPLPHPTVSPQSPKSVFGSANSTPEPSKSSRVFTGSLSASEMELSEDYTRVISHGPNPRTTHIFDNCIVESGCFDFGCSSSPMENVFLPHHTSYSTENFMSFCFYCNKNLGQDMDIYIYRGERAFCSRECRDEGMLLEEGMNKLKAGDGYGT from the exons ATGGCGTTTTGTAGTTCATCACCGTCTCTACCAGAAAAATACAAGAAACTGGTATCATCTTTTTTCAGTTCTCCCAAGTTGTTCGCCAATTTCACATCCAAAGTTTTGTTGTGTGAAACTGAGAATGCGATGAGTCCAACCTCTATACTCGATAGTAAGCCTTTATCTGGCTTCAAAAACCCTTTTAGGTCAGAAACAAACAGCCCCAGAACCCCAGTTGGCGAACACAAGCGTTACTGGGATAAACTTGATTCAAAGGGTCTTGTTGATGCTCTTGTTGATGACAACAAGCCTGGGGAAGTAACATCAAAGTCACAAAGCAGAATGATTCTCTTTGGATCCCAGCTCAAGATTCAGAATCCTCCACTGCCTCATCCAACAGTCTCTCCTCAATCACCTAAATCCGTGTTTGGTTCTGCCAATTCAACCCCTGAACCCTCCAAATCTTCGAGAGTTTTCACGGGATCTCTCTCTGCTAGTGAAATGGAGCTTTCAGAGGACTACACCCGAGTGATTTCTCACGGGCCTAACCCAAGAACTACTCACATATTTGATAACTGCATCGTTGAGAGTGGCTGTTTTGATTTTGGATGCTCTTCTTCTCCAATGGAAAATGTGTTTCTACCTCACCACACCAGTTATTCCACTGAAAACTTCATGAGCTTCTGTTTTTACTGCAATAAAAATCTTGGACAGGATATGGACATCTACATATAcag GGGCGAGAGGGCATTTTGCAGCCGGGAATGCCGTGACGAGGGAATGCTTTTGGAAGAGGGGATGAACAAATTGAAAGCTGGAGATGGATATGGGACATAG